The genomic interval TGATGATCCGCACCCCGGCTGCGTCCCTCTTCCCGGGCCACTTGCTCTCCCCGGACACCtgctgcagctctcccagcctgcGCAGGCTTCTGTCCAACTTCCCCAGAGGGGACGGAGCCGTCGTCGTCTGCTGCCGCATCCTGCGACTCTCCTGCTTGGCTTCTCTCATGGAAGCAGAGCGCTGACTCCCGGCGCCGACGTCGTCTCATCACGACGTGCCCGTCTGCAGGCTGCTGCACCGTGCAGCCCTGGCGAGGGCCAGATCCCGCCGGCAGCTGGGCCATGAATCGGCATTTTCCTGGCCACGGTGGCCAACACCTCCTTGCAGTCAGGCATGGTCTTCTGTGCTCCCGCTAACCTCCACCCCTCCTTCTGCGATTTTTGTCTCCTCCATCGGCTCCATTTACTCTGTCTCCATTGATGATTGAGTTGTCCCCTCCCTCTGGCCATTGGCAAGTGGGGCAGCACAGGAGTCTTTCCTGGGCCCTGAGCAAGAACGTGCACTTTTATAAGGTGACCCGGAGGACGCAACCGTCATCATGTCTGTTGGACTCCTTCTCCCCAACTGTCGTCGTTCTGGGGACTCGCCTGTGCTATTCAGCCCATGGCGAGAGGTCACGCCGAGCGGCTGTGTTTCTGGCTGCACCCTGGAGAGAAGCCGCCCGCGTGCACTGAAATTGGGGTGCCGAGGTGGGCTGTGTCCTCGGGGGCAAGCCTGTGCCTGCGGGACACTCGGCCGTGGGGTGAGAGTGTGTGGGGAAGGGCCGGACTGCTTTCACGGGGCAGCGTTTAGCTGCGGTCAGGTGAAACGGTGCTGTCAGAGCCCTCTGCCTTGCTTGCGCTGTTGATCTCGCTGCTCTCCCCTCGACCTCATCTTGCAATGTCTGGCTGAGGCATAGACACAAAATGGGGACGGCCCATCGTCCTCACCCTCGCGCACCCCCTCTCGCCACAGCTGAAGGTGAACAGACTAGACCTTTGGGGGTATGTCGTTTTATTGCAGAGATGGTAGAGGGGTTGTGTAGAGGGAATGGCGGAGTCCAAAAGTGGGAGCAGGGGCCTGGGGCTTGATCAGCGTCACCTGGAAGGGGAAAAgcgagaagaaaaaaaggtgaccGTGGTGCCTTGTTCGCAAGAAGACTTTTGTCTTCGGCGAAGGCCGTCTGGCATAACAAGTTGATGGCCGTGCATTTGCCGTTTGCCGTGCATTGCTGTGTGCGCGCCCGGGCACTTTCAGCTAACTCCCCCTGTGCCAGTGGCACACCTGATGGAAACCTCCTGTGTGATCAGGACATTTCTAAGGGTCTGCTGCTGTTACTGATTggcatttctccctttttggAGAGGCATataaaggcaagagaaaaaaaaaagagtttaggGGCAGGTAAAATCCATCCCTCGATTGTCTTCAGGAGGCCGCTCAAAGCAAAGAGCTTGTGTTTGACGCAAAATGGAGCGACGTGCCTGCTCCGTCTGGCAGGGCAAGCTCATGGCTGGAGCTGAGCTGGCACTGGCACTTGCTCCAAGTCCAGAGCCCTTCTAGCTCCAGCCAGACTTTGCTAGACACCCCTGCCCTCCCAGCTGATCCCCCCTGCGTGAGAAGGGTCTGCCCTTGGCTCTGCTTGTGCCTTCTGCAGCAGTGTGTCCTCCTGAAGAGCTTGTAATGTGCGAGCATGTGTCACCATTGAGCACCTGAGCTAGTGCAGAGGCAAAGATGTGTTCTTTGGCCTCACTCTGCTCGGCTTTGGGCCAAGGCAAGGGAGCAGGCCTGCTGTCCTGCGGTTTGTCGCTCCAGTAAGGTGGTCTGGAGTTCTGAGAAGCCCCGTTGGAAGGGGGAGATGCTTAAGGGCTGGTTGTTGCAAAGCAGGGGAGGAGATTTGGGCAGGCTGCCTTACCTTTCCCAGGCAGTAGTCTGCCGGTCCTGGCTTCACTGTTTTGTCACCTCCAATTCCACTTTTGCTTCCCATCGTGTACACGGGAGCCCTTTTCCTGTAGGTGTCCACTTCCACCTTGGGGAATGCAGCAGGACCTGGCGTCTGTAAGAGAGGCAGGGAGGTTGTTGGGTACAAAAGGCAgcaaacaagaacaacaaaagtTGATTCTTGCCGGGTGCCCACGCGGGCTGCGCTAGTTGAGCTGGCTGGCCAGAGAAGTGGCGTGAGAGGCACGGAGCGATTGGAACAAGGGCCCCTCCTGTTCCCCTGCAGAGGCAGATTTcgcagaggagagggagattCCCATTACTGCCGATGAGTTTTGCCCCACCAAAACTGTTAGTGTTGGAAAGCGAGGGACTGCGGGTGTCGGCGTTGCTGTTGGCAGCAGGAGAGCCACGGGACCCATGGCTCCTTGGGTTTTGCTGCTGGTGCAGGGAAGTGGGCGTgaagagaggctgcagcaggagtCAGAGCCCTCCGGCCCTGAGGAGAGCAGCTGCGAGACAGCAGAGAAGCGTAGCTCACCTTGGCGAGGTCTTCAGCAAAGCCGTTGTGCTTACTCTTCCCTTTCATGGAGTAGCAGGGGCTGGCGTGGGTGTAGGCTGTGTTGGGTCccaccagcctgggcagggtgTAGGTGCCAGGACCTGGAAGGGGAATGGGAAGAGAGCGTGTGTGAGTCcggcagggagaggagcagcgCCTGGGTGGGAGAGAAGCAGCCTGCCAAGCCTGCTGCGAGGAGCTTGAAGGATGTCTCGCCCCTCTCCCAACGCCTCCGTCTTTTGTCACACGTGGCGTGTGTCGGCAGCTCCAAGCCCGAGTTGCCGGTTCTTTTGTGGGATGGGAGAAGCTGGTGCTCCGGGACGTCAAGCAAGCTCGTCAAGAGACTCTTGCGCCCTGCTGTGTAGGCTTTTCGCTAGGCCTGTCAAAAAAGCTGCCCGGCAGGTTTTCCCTGGAGGACACGCGGGCTGGGCTGCAAGCGTGTGTATTTCCCCGAGTTCCCTTACCTGGAGTTTCATTGGTTTTGATGGCCTTGTGCCGGAAGGCCATGGACGGCGCCGGCGCGCATTTGTAGAGGTGTTGGTTGGCCTTGTCGGTGGAGTAGTCACCtagggagaagcagagaaaagcagggaagcTGGGCTCTCTTCCTCAAGCCAAAGAGGAAAGGTCAGGAGGAGGTGCTCAGCCACGTTTGCCTTCTGCCTGGAAACCTCTGAAGCTCCTTCGGGACGCGAGCTGATGGTTTTGTGCCCCGGTAGCACAGGGCAAAAAGGCAGGCGGTGCTGCTTGTGTCGCCTGGAAGAAGTGCTGGAGAAACGGTACTCACTTGGTCCAGGGGTGACCTCGGTCGTTATCTTGGGAAGTCCGCCCATGTGCTGTGCCGGAGCCACGTACTTCCCGTTCCTGGTGATGGAGGGCTGGACGTAGTACCGAGGGCCCGGAGAGCAACTGTCTGTGCCGGGAGCTTTGGCCCTTTGGAAAGTGTACGCAGGggctttggttttggtgggatTGTGAACCAGGTAACCTAGGAAGAAAAGCCTGTGAAAGGACACCTGCCTGCAACTCCATATTTAAAGCTAGTTTCTAAGTGGAGTAGCTGGAGTTGCCGGCCACAAGAATTTCCCTTCCTGTGTGGTTTTTGTCCTCCAAGAATGATACCGGCAGGCCAATACAATGGTACAATGACTTCCGGCAAGAACAGTGTAGGCACTGTGCGATTAATCAGAATACCACCAAAATGCAATTGTTATGAAGTATTAAATCCCCAAACCGTTGCTACGCTAACTTAAAGGAAATGTAAAGATCGCCTCTGTCACGTTTTGCTTTCCCGCAGCCCAGTGGGAAAGAAATTGAAACCTTACTGCTATTAtgggggaggagaagaagaaagtgaaggagaagaaggtggtgaaggagaaggtggtgttgaaggagaagaagagaagatgaaaatggGGGAGAAGAATAGGAAGAGAAGATGAAGTAGAATAGGAGAAgatgaagaaggaggagaagaagaggagaagagagcagaggagaagaagaagaagagaagaagcaAAGGATGAGGTGGGAGCAGCAAGTTCGGAGCAAAGACAGAGAAGAAgcttcctcctgtgctgctaCGGCCACCTCTGTGCTCAGCAGAGTCCGGCAGCTCTTTTCCCGGGCTTTCCCCGGAGCAGCCTGAGCCTTCCTCTGGCCCGCCTGCgtccttgctgcagctgagAGCATGGAGGCTTGGAGCAAGGGGGAACGGAGCCGTGGCTGCTTGTCCCCTGGAGGCAGCGGATGTGGTGCACCCCGCTTGCGACAGTGGTTTTACCTGTTGTCCCGGGGATTGAGTACTTGGGTCCCGGGCTGGTGAACTGGGCCATGATGGGGCCGCGTGGGCGATGAGGTCTCCAGGTGCCCACCCAGGCTCCGTCCACATCGGAGGCAGCTACCGAGCCTACTATAAGAGCAGGAGAGTTGCCGAGGGGCTTCCCTGGCGGAGACCCGGCATGAAACCTCCCCGGGAGGAGCAGCAACGCTTCACCTTTCTCTATCTTCGCCATCGGACTGGGTGCAGATGAGCTTGTCGGCCGCTGCAGCTCTCGGTCGCAGAGCACGGCAAGAGCGAGGGCAGGCAGCGATCGCGCAGGAGAGGTTGTGGTCTCGGCTGCCAGGTGGCCTTGGGGAGAGGCCTCGGCTCGTCACGGAGACGCCCAGTGACGTCATAGAGCTCCGGGCGCCTGTCGTATGGGCTGTTGCATCATACGGCTGACGGGGAGCTGGGGACGTCCAGCTGGCAGGGCCAGACCTTGATGAGGTCTGCACGGCAGAAACACGCAACGAGGGAAAAACTGAtgtgatttctgtgtttaatcTGGCAGCCTTGTGTTCTTATACTGTTGGGCTGACCTAATAATGTGAATGTAGCTTTGAACACCTGGAACTTCTTTTTCGTGTCCTATTTTCCAGGCGTCCCTTAATCTACGGTTTTCCTCCTAGGGAGGGTGAGTCGGGCCCGGTGTTAGTCAGCAGAATTTGCTGCTGGGGGCTCTCAGTTAGCGAGGTTTAGGAATACCTCTGTGGTGCCGCTTTGGGGAGTTTCTCCCTGGAAATCGAGGCAAGAGAGCCCTTTCCCAAGGTGCCGAAGAAACCGCGTAGACTTGCGCGTACCTTCTAGGTCATGCAAGTAAAGCGAGATGCCAGCCAGAGATCGGGAGTGTGTTCACATTTCTCCCCGATAAGTCAAATGCCCTATTTTTCATGGGTTTCTCACAGGAATAAGAATCGTGAGCGGGCACAGAAGGGTTTCTGTACCGGGCCTGGCTGGGATACAGGTAATTTTTCTGTCATCGCACCCTGCACGGTGCTGTTTTCAGCATTGACAGCACACCGATGTttagctactgctgagcagtgcttatgCAGAACCAaggtcttctctgtttctcactctgctgcCCCAGCgagctggctgggaggggacacagcagagACAGCTGCCCCGAGCTGACCGAAGGGGTACCACGGATCCACACCACGTAGTGTCACGCTCAGCAAGAAAACCGGGACTGGGGGAGTCTTTCCAAGGCAGCCATTGCACCAAGATGGCTGGGCATCTGCCTGCTGGTGAGAGGTGGTCGGTGGTTGCTGTCACATCAGTtggcttccttttttattccctgcacttgttaaactgtctttatctcgactCCCTTAGGTCACAGCCTAAGGAAACCGGAGCTTCCTGGGTCTCAGAGTAATTCTAGAGCTCAAGTGGCGACAGACATCAACTCTAGATCACACAGTACATGCCAACGCTCATCACTGACCCAAGAAGACATGCTCCTCCTGTCCTACCCAAGGCTTTCAAGTCCAACACACTTTCTTCCTAAAGCAGGACGCTACCTTATTTACTTGTAACACCATTCCTACGTTCCGTGGGATGGGGCTACAGGTAGGTTACGCAAGCCATCAAGCCACTGTCTGGAAGCACCAGAGCCTTTTGGGTACTGTTTGTCACCATGGTTTGCCTGAGAAGGAAACTAAAACACAGAATAGACGGCGAGAAATTTAACCTGCCATGGAGATAGCTACAGTGAACAAGTACGATTTTGTGCGTTACaaagcatcatttttaaaattcaaccCTGAGTTTTTCAAGTGTCAACccttatttttataatgcaagCCTCAATGTTAGGGCAAAAAGCATAAATTTAAATTCTGGGGGTGCAAACAGTCATTTTTAAGGTCCAGGCCCACATATATGGAGGACAAAACCTAATTTATTAGTTCCAAGCTCCATCTTTAAGGTTCAGAGACTCATTTTAAGGGCCCAGAGCATCATTTTTAAGCCCCAAAGTCTGATCTGGAAGGACCACAGCCTCATTTGTAGAGTCTAAATCCAAATTTATACAGTCCAAACccttatttttactttccaaaCTCTTAGTTTTGccttccaaagcctcattttagtTTCCAAAACCTTCACTTTTAGGGTGCAGAAGCTCAGGGTTAGTTTGCATAGTCTCATTTTCAGGGTCCAAAGCCTCTTTTTTAGGATCCAGACAAGCATTTTTAGGGTGCAAGCTGCATCTGGACTGTCCAAACCCTCATTTGGAGGGTCCAAAGCCCACTTGTAGGGCTCAAAGCCTCAGGCTTAGGGTCCAAAGCTTTGATTCGAGGATTGAAAGACTTCAATTGTAGGGTGCCAACCCTCATTTTAAGGTACAAACTCCTCACTTAGGGCTCAAAGCCTCATTTCCTTAATGTCCGAGGCATATAATGAGCATCCAAAGACCCAGCTGTAGGGTCCAAAGCCCCGTTTTAGGGCCAAAATCCTTGGTTTCAGGCTTTAAAAACGGCCCTTTGGAAATGCTGACTCATATGGGCCCTAGCAATATGAAAGAGGGGGTCTCAGCATGCCCGGGCCCCCACTGCCTGCGGCTGTCTGAACCTctcccagctctggctgggaGACAGGAGTCGCCAGGGGGAAGGGGGTACTGGGAGGAGGTACTGGTCCGGCCAACTTGGGAGGGTCCGTACCAGTCCCTGCGCCCTTGTGCTCTCTCTAGTTAGTGCACGACAAGAAGAGGGTGGAAGAAGACCTCTGGCAGAGCCTGCCGTACCTGTGGGACACTCAAGCCACCTTGCCAGAGGTGGCCATCAGGTTCATCGGTGGGCCACAGTCCCCAGGGTCCCTTTtctgccagcctggccccagTCCCCACCACCGCATTGGCAGCAAGGTCTTGCCGCATGGCACCCGAGGAACCTGAGCAGGCAGAAGCTGCGGGAGACCTGCGACGGcgaggaggggctggtggggcaggggacggGGCCTGGGCAGGGTGCCATGGTCTGGAGGGGACTCCTGGGGgtctctgcaggcagggggGGGGTCAtgtctgctctgcttccttctcttgcaGCCCTTCTGCCCTTGGCAAAAGACCCTGAACTCTCGGTCAGGACTCTCGCAGCGGAGGCCATCTTCATCCCGATAAGAGAGATGCCAAGATCAGGATGGAGCCTGCAGTCACTGTGCTGCTGGCCCCTGCTGAGCCCTGAAGAAGTGAAATCCTCCTCTGgaaaacagctgtattttaacaaattatttttttttaataaagctggaACAACAAGCCCAGTCCCATGCTGTCCTTCCCACGGAGAACACCCAGAGCGTGCTGAGCAGACAGTGTCATTCCTGgcttgtgctgctgcctgcaggacagcagaCCGGGACCCAGGGTGTCCTTGCGGCAAAGCCCCAGCTGCTCCGCTAGACCACAGAACccggagaggaggaggaggaggagagaagctTTAGCCCAGCCTGCCTCTCCTGAGACATCTCAGGGCACCCGTACTCTGCCAAGTCGGCAAATTGTCGTTTGCCCTGGCATCAAACCCCTCTCTTTTACAGGGGAAGGGTGCTGGTTTGGgccgggatagagttaattttcttcacggTAGCTGGCACGGGGCTATGTTTTGAGTGGGAACAAGGGGTTATACCAGATGTCCCGAGTGGGGACAGCCCAAAACTACATAAGCCAAGTGGGGCAGGAGCAAAACTGCCTCCAGTCACCTCGAGTGGGAATCCGGCAAAGCTGTGGCTGACAGAAAGCTGACAAACCCTGGAGGCAGGAGAAAATGTGGGTCGCatgtggtgttccccagggctcagtactgcgGCCgcttctgtttaatatctttatcaacgaTCTGCATGAGGGgatggagtgcaccctcagcaagtttgccgacgacaccgagttgggagggagggttggtCTGcctgagggtaggaaggctctacagagagatctggacaggctggatcgatgggccgaggccaattgtacgAGGTTCAAcgaggccaagtgccgggtcctgcgctttggtcacaacaaccccacgcagcgctacaggcttggggaagagtggctggaaagctgtccGGCAGAAGAagacctggggctgctggttgacagccggctgaatacgagccagcagtgtgcccaggtggccaagaaggccaacggcatcctggcttgtatcagaaatagtgtggtcAGCatgagcagggaggtgattgttcccctgtactcggcactggtgaggccgcacctcgagtcctgtgttcagttttgggcccctcactacaggaaagacatggagatgctggagcgtgtccagagaagggcaaccaagctggtgaggggcctggagcacaagtcttacgaggagcggctgagggagctggggctgtttagtctggagaaaaggaggctgaggggagaccttatcgctctctacaactacctgaaaggaggttgtagtgaggtgggtgctggtctcttccaTCAAGTAActtgcgataggacaagaggaaacttGTCCACCGGACAAGCCCACcaggactggacccctcggctgaccAGAcacctcggctgactgaaccaacgctggacagacccaggaccggtgaaatctttctctcttcctttttctctctctgtcttcttctctctttccttttcctttgccaaagtccctacacctcatccgtttcaagatagaaaccgttgaccaagtctgagactaagagtagatGCAGCcgcccctagacccttctctgaggaggagtctggaaagcaagggggtctgctctgaacctcctgactcaacggcagggatctccttattccctcaATTGACgtatatggttacacggtttacagaagtagtcttatgccagttcctgttgtgagaaaccctgccacctactaccacgcctccccagttcagttggcttctgtcatgaataaaatctttaaccgATCGTTTGGTGTTGCTTCgccttaatttagcccgagagaatttcaaattaaacacgactccctggtctgtccagtctgggtcgtgacaggCCCTCACTGCTCGCCCCCCAAAATCACGCGCCTATCTAACcgaaatctcccttgccgcaacttgaggccattgcctctcgtcctatctccggccacctgacagaagagaccagcacccacctcactacaaccccccttcaggtagctgtagagagcgacaaggtctcccctcagcctcctcttctctagactaaacagccccagctccctcagccgcccCGGTGACGCCCCGGTGACGTGGGTGCCGAGGGCTCGGGCCCCCGCCTCGGCACTTCGCAGCCACCCCTGTGAGGCGGTGGCCGCCTCAGAGCGGGCGGCAGGTGGCCGAGGGCGTCCCTGCCCGTAGTCGGGGCGCACGCGGGCCAGCGGTGCTGATGTCACAGCGGCCACTGTGACCCGCGGGGGCAAGCCCACAAAAAGGAGCGCTGGGCACAGGCCGCCCGTCAGTGCGACCTGGTGAGgtgaggagagggcaggggagggacgGGGCTGGTGCGGGGCTGccgagggaggaggggggcccCAGGCCTCGGGGCGCTGGGCCTGTGCTGCAAGCTCACCCGCCTCTGGCTTCTCCCTCGCCCGCGCCCCGCTTCTCCCTCAGAGTCAGCAGAGGAGCATTTGGAGGAGACGCCCGGCGCTGCTGGGACAGGGACTCTCCAAACGCTCACCGTTGACGTGCGCCATGTCCGCAAGGAAGCAGAAGGCCCCCGACTCGATGGAGCAGGGTGAGAGCAAAGTAGCCCTCCCGCGGCGTAGCAGAGGGCTTGTCGGGGCGGCCGGCGTGGGGCCGAGAGCggtggcagggggaggcaggagctccCCGACCACCCCGGGGCAGGGCCCCTCCTGTCCTCAGCCAGCGGGGCCCAGGCTGGGCAGTGGGCACCTGCTGGGACCCCCGTGCCTGCAATGCCCCCTTCCTCTCCAAggcctccagccctgcccgtCAGCCAGCTcggcaggggcagagcaggcCCTTGGGGGCAATCCCTCAGGGACGcttcccccggccccgcagaGGTGCTCATTCCCAGTGGCGTTtgctctctcccctccagcatGCCTGCTGTGTCGCCGGGCAGAGGCTGACCCGGCTCTCTGCGGGGCCAAACTGGAGAAGCGAGGGCTCTGTGCCCACGTGTTTTGCCTGGTGAGTTACGCCGGGGCTCCCTCCAGCTTGCCGACAGGCAGTCCCTGCCACGCTCTcctcagcagctcctcctcttttctctgctgcagctttttgcCAGCGGGCTTTTTCAGCGAGGGGGCAGGGAAGCAGGACTCATGGGATTTCTCCCCGAGGATATTCGATGTACAATCGCGCAGGCAGCGCAGAAGGTGAGCACCTGACAAGACCGGGGAGATCTGTGCCGGGAGAGGTTTGCGGGACCCTAGCCTGGATCCGAGAAAGAAATCCCAGCCCTTCCGGCCGGCTCTGGGGCAGGAGTcttgctcccagcagctccacagaggCTCCAGCACAGGAGCCTCGTCCGACAGGCGCATCTGCGGGGTGTGACCCAGCAGCGGCCACATCCTGCGCCCTGCCCGGAGGCATGGGGCTGGCCGCGGCGGCCCTGGGGCTGCCGCTGATgggggctgctctgctctttccaGCACTGCTTCGTCTGTGGCGAGAGCGGGGCCGCCATCTCCTGCCAGGAAACAGGCTGCCACCGCAGCTTCCATCTCCCCTGTGCCGTGGAGGGTGGATGCGTCACCCAATTCTTTCGGCTCTACAGGTAAGGGCAGCTGGCCCCCACAGGGGAGGCTGCTTGCTTTCAATCCTCTTCCTGCCAGCATCAGCCAAACAGGGAAGGAACCCGCAGTGACATTTCAGAACAGCCAGTCTCAGGCATAGCCACAGCCAGACAAGATCTGGGGCTCCTTCACACCTCGTCTCCCCTCCTTGCCGCCACCCGGGGAAGGAGCCAGCGCTTCTCACCTCGCCCATCCCTTTCCTCTTGCCCCCAGGGCCTTCTGCTGGGAGCACCGCCCAGAGCAGGCAGTGGAGGCGGCTCCGGAGGAGAACACCATCTGCCTCATCTGCCTGGACCTTGTGGAGGAGAGAAAGTCCTACGGCACCATGGTGTGCCCAGCGTGCAAACACGCCTGGTTCCACAGGGGCTGCATCCAGGTAGGAGCCGTCCCCTCGCCCCCGGGATTTGCTCACCCCCGGGGCACGGCAGGCGCTCGGCAGCACCAGGGCCTCACTTGTGCCGCTTACGTTTCTCCTCCTGCAGGGACAGGCTATGTGCGCCGGCATTTGCTTCCAGTGCCCACTCTGTAGAGATACGGAGCACTTTCACTCGGAAATGCTCACCATGGGGATCCGAATCCCCTTCAGGTTGGTGTCCTTCTGGCCG from Haliaeetus albicilla chromosome 24, bHalAlb1.1, whole genome shotgun sequence carries:
- the LOC138681811 gene encoding ciliary microtubule associated protein 1A-like isoform X2, with translation MAKIEKGEALLLLPGRFHAGSPPGKPLGNSPALIVGSVAASDVDGAWVGTWRPHRPRGPIMAQFTSPGPKYSIPGTTGYLVHNPTKTKAPAYTFQRAKAPGTDSCSPGPRYYVQPSITRNGKYVAPAQHMGGLPKITTEVTPGPSDYSTDKANQHLYKCAPAPSMAFRHKAIKTNETPGPGTYTLPRLVGPNTAYTHASPCYSMKGKSKHNGFAEDLAKTPGPAAFPKVEVDTYRKRAPVYTMGSKSGIGGDKTVKPGPADYCLGKVTLIKPQAPAPTFGLRHSLYTTPLPSLQ
- the LOC138681811 gene encoding ciliary microtubule associated protein 1A-like isoform X1 produces the protein MAKIEKGEALLLLPGRFHAGSPPGKPLGNSPALIVGSVAASDVDGAWVGTWRPHRPRGPIMAQFTSPGPKYSIPGTTGYLVHNPTKTKAPAYTFQRAKAPGTDSCSPGPRYYVQPSITRNGKYVAPAQHMGGLPKITTEVTPGPSDYSTDKANQHLYKCAPAPSMAFRHKAIKTNETPGPGTYTLPRLVGPNTAYTHASPCYSMKGKSKHNGFAEDLAKTPGPAAFPKVEVDTYRKRAPVYTMGSKSGIGGDKTVKPGPADYCLGKVRQPAQISSPALQQPALKHLPLPTGLLRTPDHLTGATNRRTAGLLPCLGPKPSRVRPKNTSLPLH